In the genome of Nitrospirota bacterium, one region contains:
- the rpmJ gene encoding 50S ribosomal protein L36 yields the protein MKVRSSIKTICSKCKVIKRKGVIRVICENPRHKQRQG from the coding sequence ATGAAAGTTAGATCTTCGATTAAAACGATTTGTTCAAAATGTAAAGTGATTAAAAGAAAAGGGGTCATCCGTGTGATTTGTGAAAATCCACGGCATAAACAACGGCAGGGTTAA
- the rpsM gene encoding 30S ribosomal protein S13 has translation MARISGIDLPKDKRIEVGLTYIYGIGPASARKILKATGVNPDTRVKDLKDDEVIKIRERVDREFKVEGDLRREVSMNIKRLMDIGCYRGLRHRKGLPVRGQRTKTNARTRKGRKKHAVGLKLKKEAK, from the coding sequence TTGGCTAGAATTTCCGGGATAGATTTACCCAAAGACAAAAGAATTGAAGTCGGGCTTACTTATATTTACGGGATAGGTCCAGCCTCGGCAAGAAAAATTTTAAAGGCAACGGGCGTCAATCCGGACACACGGGTAAAAGATTTGAAAGATGACGAGGTCATCAAAATAAGGGAACGCGTAGACCGGGAATTTAAAGTTGAAGGAGATTTAAGACGAGAGGTATCCATGAATATCAAGCGATTGATGGATATTGGCTGTTATCGCGGACTCCGGCACAGAAAAGGTCTTCCCGTCAGGGGTCAACGGACAAAAACGAACGCACGGACCCGCAAAGGCCGTAAAAAACATGCAGTGGGTTTAAAGTTAAAAAAAGAAGCTAAATAA
- the rpsK gene encoding 30S ribosomal protein S11, with product MIKKGTKKKEKRIVQSGIAHIEATFNNTLISITDMGGNVLVWMTAGGQGFKGSRKSTPFAAQKAGEVVAKKAMEQGMKQVDVYVKGPGSGRESAVRSMQAAGLKINMIKDVTPIPHNGCRPPKRRRV from the coding sequence ATGATTAAAAAGGGAACGAAAAAGAAAGAAAAGAGAATTGTTCAAAGCGGAATAGCCCATATCGAAGCTACTTTTAACAATACCCTGATCTCAATAACCGATATGGGGGGAAATGTTCTGGTATGGATGACCGCTGGCGGTCAGGGATTTAAAGGTTCGAGAAAGAGCACCCCTTTTGCGGCTCAGAAAGCGGGCGAAGTCGTCGCTAAAAAAGCCATGGAACAGGGTATGAAGCAGGTGGATGTTTATGTAAAAGGCCCGGGCTCAGGACGGGAGTCCGCTGTTCGTTCAATGCAGGCTGCGGGATTAAAAATTAACATGATTAAAGATGTGACCCCGATTCCGCATAACGGTTGTCGTCCCCCGAAACGACGTAGAGTTTAA